The following proteins are co-located in the Seriola aureovittata isolate HTS-2021-v1 ecotype China chromosome 7, ASM2101889v1, whole genome shotgun sequence genome:
- the eny2 gene encoding transcription and mRNA export factor ENY2 — protein MSKESRMRATINQKLTEMGEGERLKELLRAKLTECGWKDQMKAHCKEVIKDKGLEHVTVEDLMVEITPKGRVLVPDSVKKELLQRIRAFLAQHAT, from the exons ATGAGCAAAGAGTCCAGAATGAGGGCAACGATAAACCAGAAGCTGACAGAGATGGGCGAAGGAGAGAG ACTGAAGGAGTTACTGAGAGCAAAGCTCACTGAGTGTGGATGGAAGGACCAGATGAAGGCTCACTGCAAAG AAGTGATCAAAGATAAAGGCCTGGAGCATGTCACTGTGGAGGACCTGATGGTAGAGATCACTCCTAAAGGAAGAG TCTTGGTGCCAGACAGCGTCAAGAAAGAGCTTCTCCAGAGAATAAGAGCCTTTTTAGCTCAGCATGCCACATAa